A window of Symphalangus syndactylus isolate Jambi chromosome 24, NHGRI_mSymSyn1-v2.1_pri, whole genome shotgun sequence contains these coding sequences:
- the WFDC3 gene encoding LOW QUALITY PROTEIN: WAP four-disulfide core domain protein 3 (The sequence of the model RefSeq protein was modified relative to this genomic sequence to represent the inferred CDS: inserted 1 base in 1 codon) → MEKKEINIIMMLSCLFLLKALLALGSLESWITAGEHAKEGECFPDKNSCKELCQGDELCPAGQKCCTTGCGRICRDIPKGRKRDCPRXIRKQFCLKRFITDETCPGVKKCCTLGCNKSCVVPISKQKLAEFGGECPADPIPCEELCDGDASCPQGHKCCSTGCGCTCLGDIEGGWGSDCPKVLVGLCIVGCVMDENCQAGEKCCKSGCGRFCVLPVLPPKLTMNPNWTVRSDSELEILVP, encoded by the exons atggagaaaaaagaaataaa CATCATCATGATGTTAAGCTGCCTCTTTCTTCTGAAGGCACTTCTTGCTCTTGGGTCCCTGGAATCCTGGATAACTGCAGGAGAACATG CAAAAGAGGGAGAATGCTTTCCTGATAAGAACTCATGCAAAGAGCTATGCCAGGGCGATGAATTGTGTCCGGCTGGGCAGAAGTGCTGCACCACAGGCTGTGGTCGGATCTGCCGAGACATTCCTAAGG GGAGGAAAAGAGATTGCCCTA GTATTCGGAAACAATTCTGTTTGAAAAGGTTCATCACTGATGAGACATGTCCAGGTGTAAAGAAATGCTGCACGCTTGGCTGCAACAAGAGCTGTGTAGTCCCAATCTCTAAACAGAAGCTGG CAGAGTTTGGTGGTGAATGTCCTGCTGACCCCATTCCATGTGAGGAGCTGTGTGATGGGGATGCATCCTGTCCCCAGGGGCATAAATGCTGCAGCACCGGCTGTGGCTGCACCTGCCTCGGAGACATTGAGGGAG GGTGGGGCAGTGATTGTCCAAAAGTTCTGGTGGGCCTGTGCATTGTTGGCTGTGTGATGGATGAGAATTGTCAAGCTGGAGAAAAATGTTGCAAGTCAGGCTGTGGCCGCTTCTGTGTCCTGCCAGTCCTGCCCCCAAAACTGACCATGAACCCCAACTGGACTGTGAGGTCTGATTCTGAATTAG AGATCCTGGTGCCTTAG